A portion of the Hydractinia symbiolongicarpus strain clone_291-10 chromosome 10, HSymV2.1, whole genome shotgun sequence genome contains these proteins:
- the LOC130612782 gene encoding glutamine--fructose-6-phosphate aminotransferase [isomerizing] 1-like — MEFVHMDQLSSTPPNRAHTWKDISSALYDGLEVIPTRHVSPRTKSRNHSNCSVDVVDTVIKGNYASCMEKEIMEQPKSIAQTMLGRVDFDNFEVNLKGLDGYLEEIIRSRRIILIGAASSYHVALACRQTIEELSELPVFVELASDFLDREVPIFRDDVCILISQSGETSSVLKACLYCKKHDALVMGITNEENSRLSDETHFGISVNAGVEMGITSTKTYTSQFLVLVMFALRLAGDKKSKKARIQNIISEAKLLPEKIDKVLNLYKSLKQLAESLQHKPSILILGRGYQQATSLEGSFKFKEVVNIHSEGIHSGELKHGPLALICEEMPIIMIIMRDAIYDKCINAIEQVRARGGKPIVVCEEGDEATSNLAHTSICIPKTVDCLSGILAVIPFQLLAMHLAVLHGSFSESALECFNFSTILITYKIPTAVSCISPPFSCC, encoded by the exons ATGG AATTTGTACATATGGATCAACTCTCATCCACACCACCAAACAGAGCACACACATGGAAAGATATTAGCAGTGCTCTTTATGATGGTTTGGAAGTGATACCAACACGCCATGTCAGCCCTCGAACCAAATCAAGAAATCATTCCAATTGCAGTGTGGACGTTGTTGATACAGTCATAAAAGGAAATTACGCTTCTTGTATGGAAAAGGAAATTATGGAACAACCGAAAAGTATTGCACAAACTATGTTAGGTCGAGTAGATTTTGATAACTTTGAAGTGAACTTGAAAGGTCTTGATGGTTATTTGGAGGAAATCATAAGGAGTCGAAGAATCATCTTGATTGGTGCTGCTTCTAGTTATCACGTTGCTTTAGCGTGTCGGCAAACCATAGAAGAGCTTTCAGAGCTTCCCGTGTTCGTTGAATTGGCCAGTGATTTTTTAGACCGTGAAGTACCAATTTTTCGTGATGATGTATGTATTTTAATCAGTCAGTCAGGAGAAACAAGTTCTGTCCTAAAGGCTTGTTTGTATTGTAAAAAACACGACGCTTTAGTGATGGGAATAACCAATGAAGAAAACAGTCGTTTATCAGATGAAACTCACTTCGGTATTTCGGTCAACGCTGGTGTTGAAATGGGAATCACAAGCACTAAGACTTACACAAGCCAATTTTTAGTTTTAGTAATGTTTGCATTGAGATTAGCTGGAGACAAGAAATCGAAAAAGGCTCGaattcaaaatattatttccGAAGCAAAACTTTTGCCTGAGAAAAttgataaagttttaaatttgtaCAAATCTTTGAAGCAGCTAGCGGAAAGTCTACAGCATAAACCAAGCATTTTAATTTTAGGTAGAGGGTACCAACAAGCCACTAGTTTGGAAGGTTCTTTCAAATTTAAAGAGGTTGTTAATATCCATTCTGAAGGTATTCATTCTGGCGAACTAAAGCATGGTCCGCTTGCTTTAATTTGTGAAGAAATGCCAATTATTATGATAATTATGAGAGATGCCATTTATGATAAATGTATAAATGCGATAGAGCAAGTCCGAGCACGAGGTGGGAAGCCTATTGTTGTTTGCGAAGAAGGTGACGAAGCCACAAGTAACCTTGCACATACTTCAATATGTATACCTAAAACTGTCGATTGTTTGTCAGGCATATTAGCAGTCATTCCATTTCAGTTACTGGCAATGCATTTGGCTGTTTTACATG GTAGCTTTAGTGAATCAGCGTTAGAATGTTTCAATTTCAGTACTATCTTAATAACATAC aAAATTCCAACTGCTGTCTCGTGTATTAGCCCACCATTTTCCTGTTGTTAG